The Rhodothermus marinus DSM 4252 DNA segment TGGCCAGCACGCGATCGATCACCTGCTTGAGACGCTCCATGTCACTCGACGGCTTTGATGCGCGCGATGAGCCGGTTCAGCTCCGGGCGATTCCGATACTGTTCGTAAATCGGTTGCACTTTCTCGACAAACGGCTGCTTGTCCGGATAAATGATCTCGACGCCGGCTTCCTGCACGGCCCGCAGCGCTTCCTCGGTGGATTCCTTCCAGAGCTGCTTCTGGTATTGCGCCGACTCCATCGCCGCTTCCTGCACCCATTGTCGCTGCTGCGGAGTGAGTCGATTCCATACGTGCAGGCTGATCAGCAGCACGTCGGGGATCGACGTGTGCTCGTCGAGCGTGTAGAAACGGGCCACCTCGTAGTGGTGCGACAGGTAGAAAGACGGCGGATTGTTTTCGGCACCGTCCACGATGCCCTGCTGCAACGCCGTGAAGACCTCGCCCCAGGGAATCGGCGTGGCCGAAGCGCCCATCAGGTTGACCATCTGAATCTGCGTGGGGCTTTCCAGCGTGCGAATCTTCAGTCCCCGCAGGTCGTCGGGTGTGTAGATGGGCCGCGTAACCGTGTAGAAGCTCCGGCTTCCGGCGTCGTAGTAGCAGAGTCCGCGCAGCAGCACACGCTCGCCGGCCAGCAGCAGCTCCTGCCCGATGGGTCCTTCGAGCACCTTGAACCGGTGCGTGTCGTCCCGAAAGAGATAGGGCAGGCTGAACACCTGATACTCCGGCACGAAGCCCTCCAGCACGGCCGCCGATACCTTGGCCATGGCCAGGCTCCCGATCTGAAGCAATTCCAGCAGCTCGCGCTCCGAGCCCAGCTGCTGGCTCGGATAGACCACCACGCGGATGGTACCGCCGGACTTCTCCTCCAGGCGCTCGCCCAGATAGACCATGGCCCTGTGCACCGAATGCGTGGGTCCCAGCGCATGCGCCAGCCGCAGCACGAGCACGTCCTGCGACCGGGAAGCGCATCCGGCCAGCACCAGCGCCAGCAATACCGGCACCCACGCCCGCAACAACATTCGCATCGGAGCTGCGTCGATTCGTTCCTTAACCGTTTAAGCTAACATTTCGTTGCGATTCTGTCAAGGCTCTCGTCGGGCACCTTTCGATTTTATTGAAGACACGTGCACCTGCCTCCCTTCCTATCGAGCCCCGCCGACCGGGCTTTCCTGTACAGATAGAAAGCCCGCGCCCGCTTTTCACAGGAGCTTCACCAGACAATTCCCTTCCGGAACGCGCTCGCTTATCGGAACAGCAGGTAGCAGAGCAGACCGGTGAGTACCACCACGGCCAGCAGGAGCAGCAGCACCGGCCCCATCGGAAGCACCGGCGGTACCGGATGACGCCAGGACATGGCTATCTGTCGTTGGTGGTTTGATCGGACCAGACGGAAACGGGCAGTTCGCCCAGCACGGTGTGCAGCGTATTGCGGGCGACGTACCAGGCGGCCAGAACCGCCTCGCGCTCGGCAACCCGGGGCACATGCCCATCGGCCAGCGCCGCGGTCAGCTCTTCCAGATTCTCCGTGCGGTTGGCAAAAAGCTCCAGGCTGCTGGCCAGCGGCACCGCGCATTGCCAGTAACGTTGCAAGGGGGCTTTTTCGCTAAGTGGAACATCGTGGAAAATCAGAAAAGCGCGCAGCGCAGCTTTGAGCGCCCGGAGCGTCTGCTCCGCTGCCTCACTCCAGTGCTGTGATCGACGGGCCTGATCGGCCTGTTGAAGTAGCCTGGCCGCTTTCTGAAGCAGCGCGCGCGTCAGGTCCAGCCGCTCGTTCAGCGGCAACGAAACGGGCTCCATCGTTCCGTTCAGGAAGATCGGTGGTGCCGATTGGCAATCAGAATGCGCGGCCAGAGCAGCCGCGCCCAACCTGCAACGGCGAGCAGTTCGAGCAGGCGACCGGCCGTTTGCACCTCCCGGACGGTGCCCACGGCCCCGAAGACCACCAGCCATACGCCCATCGCCAGCAGTCCGCCGGCCGCCCAGGCGCCCCGGTCCGGCGGTCGCTCACCGCGCGTCCGGGGTAGAATCCACCAGGCCACCGCTACGGCAAACAGCACCATGAAGCCCAGCAGCACCAGCTCGACGTGCACCGTCAGCAGTCCGGGCAGGGCCGGTAGCCAGCCAGCCTTGTGCACCAGCAGCCAGGCGCCCGCCGTAAAGCCCAGCAGCAGATGCACCAGCGACAGACGAACCAGCCAGTAGCTTGCGGGCGGCATGGCTCAGCGGCGTTTGACCCGGGTCCACAGATAGCCAGCCATGAGCGCACCGGCCGTCCACTGCAGCAGCGCCGAAAGTGCCAGCAGTGTCTTCCACAGGGGCGCGGCCGTCCAAGCAATGGCCGGCTCGGCCACCAGGCGTAGCAGGATGCCCGCATTGAGCAGCGGATAGGCCACGCGCGCCAGCGCCTGCGGGCCGTAGGGCCGGGCGCGCGAATGCCGCGGAAACAGCCAGAACGCCACGCCGAAGATCAACTGCGTCAGCCAGCCCACCGTGAGCAGGTGAATCCACGCAGGCCAGAGCAGGCCCTGCCAGAACGACGCGCCGCCCTCGGCCGGCCATACGATCGCCACTCCCAGCAGCAACGCCAGCGCCAGATAGGCCAGGGCCGTCTTGACGTACCAGCGCGAAAGGTCAGGCATAGGTGTCGGAGGTCTGCTTGCGACGTCGCTGCTGCTCCGCCCACGTGGTCCCGACGGTCACCCCCAGAAAGATCAGAATCGCCAGCGCGTTCAGCAAGCCGCCCCAGCGCCGCCAGACAACCAGGCCGGCCACATCCCCCACAAGGCGCACGAGCAGCGCAGCGTGCAGGAGCACCAGGTGTCCGTAGAAAAACGGTCGCCAGGCCACGGGCACGCCCAGCACCGACGGAAAGATGATCGGCGCGTGTCCGAAGACCATGCTGAAGACGAAGCCCACCAGCACTGCATGCAGCGCCGCGTCGTACCATGGTCCGGCCACGAGCTGTCCGCGCACGAGCATCACGAGCCCGCCCACCACGAGCCAGCCATAGCCCAGCAGCAGACACCAGGCGATAAAGCGCGTCAGTCCCGGCTGGCGTACCGTGTGGCGGGCCACGTCGTAGCGCAGCAGCCAGAGCGCCAGCAGGATCAGCGTGGCGCCCGTCAGGTGCCAGGCCAGCGGCGGATGTACGAACGTCAGCAGCAGGCTCAGTCCGTACAGTCCGACGATGCCCAGAAACTGCTGCTCGACGCGAGCGCCGTGCAGCAGCATGCGGCTGAGTTCAAGGCGCTCGCCGGCGATCGTCAGCACCAGAAACGCCATCCACCAGGGCACCACTGCCGGCACCGGCTGTCCGAGCAGCCAGGCTGCATTGCCCACGATCAGCGCGACGGCTCCGGCGGCCATCACCAGCAGAAACGACGCGCGCTGTATGCGCAGCGCCACTGCAAAAATCCCGACCAGCCCCAGGCTTCCCAGCGTCAGCAGCAGCGGTCCGGCCAGCCGACTGCCGGCCAGGGTCAGCAGCGCGCCCAGCCCGCAGAGTGCCGGCACGGCATAGGCCGGCGGTCGATCCAGCGCCACGGCCCGCTCCAGGCTGATCAGCGTCCCGAAAAAGCCCGCAATCATCAGCGGTCCATGCAGCAGGGCCAGGGAAGGCGCCACGCCGAGCTGCCAGCCCAGCCGCTCCAGCCCGGCCGCCAGGCCCGTCAGCAGGGCCACCATGCCGAGCGCCAGCAGGGGAAAGCGCCGTTTCATAAGTCCGTCGCGGCTTTGCGAAGCAGATAGTCGCGGAGCACCACGGCCTGGTTGTGCTCCGGATCGCGCGCGCCGTAGCAGAGCGTCAGCCGTCTCGCGCGGGCACGCTCGAGCAACCAGCGCACCCCTTCCGGATTGGCCTCCAGTTCGGCCTCGTAGCGGCGCCGGAATTCCTCCCAGCGGGCCGGATCGTGCCCGAACCAGCGCCGCAGGGCGTCGCTCGGCGCCACGTCCTTCCGCCAGGCGTCCAGCGCAGCAGCGTCTTTTCTCAAGCCACGGGGCCAGAGCCGATCGACCAGCACCCGGAAGCCGTCGTCCGGCGCCGGCGGCTCGTAAACCCGTTTGATCCGGATATCCATCGCAATTCGACGATGGACGATTCAGGCGGCCTGTTCGGCCAGTGCGGCTTCTACCTCCACATGATCGGCCGCAGTGGGGGGTGGCGAGACCACCGCCAGCGCCACCAGCCGCGTGTGCGCCCGCACGCTCCGCGGCGTCCCGGCCGGCACGCACACCACCGAGCCCGGTCCCACCACACCTTCCTTCTCCCCGGCAATGACCAGCCCGTGCCCCTCCAGCACGGTCAGGACCAGGTCCACGCCCGGCGTGTGCAGTGGAATCTGCTGGCCGGGCTCAAAACACACGAGCTGCACCTTCAGTCGGTCGTTCTGCGCCAGCGGTACCGGCCGAAAACGTTCCGGATCGAACTGCACCCACTCGGCCGCCCTCAGAATCATCGGATCCATGGCTTTTTCCATGTTTTGCCCTTTACATGCCGCCACGCACCAGCAACACGGCCAGCGCCAGGATCGCCAGCGACAGCAGCGTCATCAGGCGCCCCAGGTAGCTGGCCACGCGGCGCAGGTGCTCGGCCGACGCCTCGCCGCGCTCCAGGAGTTGCATGGTACGGGGCCCCAGATAGAAGTCGTGCACGGCGCTGATGCCCATTACGAGCAGCACCAGCACCAGCTTCCAGGCCAGCGTACGCCCCCAGGGTCCCTGCCAGAGCGCTCCGGAGAACAGGTCGTCCCAGCCATAGCCCCGATAGCCGATGTTCACGATCCCCGTGATCACCAGCAGCAGCAACACCGTCCAGCCGATCCACCGGAAGCGCAGGCCGAGCTGATAGAGCATGGCCGTCCGCACCGGGGCAAACTCCGGGCGGCGCAGCAGGGGCACCACGGCCACGCCCAGAAAAATCATCGAGCCGATCCAGACAGTGGCCGCCAGAATGTGCAGCCATACGGAAAACAGATACCAGCCGGACATCTTACCACGCCTCCGATACGTCCCAGGTCAGAATGTCTTTCTCCGACTTGGGTCGGTTGCGCCATTCCTCGGCTTCAGGCAGTGGTTCCTTCTTCTGCGTGATGTTGAAGCCCTGCGCTTTCCACTGCTCGGCCAGGTACCGATTCCACTCGATGTAGTGCTGCCACTCCTCCGGCACCTCGTCGTCCGGATAGATGGCCTCGGTGGGGCATACCGGCACGCAGGCGTTGCAGTCGATGCATTCGTCCGGATGAATCGCCAGGAAGTTCGGCCCCTCGTAGAAGGCGTCCACCGGGCAGACTTCGACGCAGTCGGTGTACTTGCAGTTGATGCAGGGCTCGCAGACGACGTAGGGCATGGCTACCAGAGGGTTTAAGGTGACGGTTGGAATTCGCCGGGGCGGTAGAACCAGATTTCCCAGTCGTCGCCTTCGCCGCGGGCGATCCAGTGCGCCCAGCCTTGCAGGCGCATCACGCCGAAAAGCGGCACGGGCTTGAACGTCGCCCGCAGGCGAAGCACGTGACCGGGCGGCACGCGACCGGCCGTCTCCATGATCAGCGAAAACGGCTCGCCGCCGCTCCGCAGAATCGGCCGCACGTCCAGTTCCACAAACCGGTCTTCCGAAAGCCCGGCCAGAAACGCCGGGGGTTGCGAGACGGCTTCGGACATGGCTTTTTCCAGGTTCAGTAATAACGTGCGTACATCGGAAAACGATAGCGCCGCACTTCAGGATCGATCATGTACGGCGACCAGGGCGGCTCCCAGACCAGCTCGATGATGCCACGCCGGATGCCCGGCGTGCGCTGCAGCACCCGGGCGACTTCCTGCTTGATGTAGCTCGACATCGGACAGGCCGGCGTGGTCATCGTGAGCTTGATCTCGACGGTGCCGTCGGGCGACACCTGCAGGTCGTAGATCAACCCCAGGTCCACGATGTTCAGACCGAGTTCGGGGTCGATCACCGAGCGCAGGCGTTCGACCAGCTCCAGTCGGGATGGTACCGGCATGCTCATGGCCCCGCTTTTCGTTTTTCCACCTGAACGCGCCAGACCTCCGGTCCGCGCTCCAGGTAGGTGAATCGGAACGCTTCGGCGCCCTGCTCGGCCAGCAGCGTGTAGTACATGCACGAGGGCTCGTGGTCCACGACCAGTTCGAGCACCTCGCCCGGTGCCAGCCGCCGGTAGGCGCCCATGATGGTTTCCAGACGCGCCCGCGGCGGCACGGGCCGCACGTCCAGCAAAAGGTCGGGCGTTTCCGTCTTCGTCTTCATGATGCAGCTATGCCAGTTTGCAGCAGGCGACGCGCGCGGGGAAACAGGACGTTGTTTTCCCGATGCACGTGGCGGTGCATGTCGGCTTCGAGCGCCTGGAGTCCTTCCAGAAGCGCCCGGAAGCTGCTGCAGGCCCATTCGGGCGGCCGATAGTTGTCGGAGAGTGCCCGCAACCGGTGCAGCGCCTCGCCGGCTGCGTCGTGCTCCTGTTCGGCCTGCGCGAGCAGCGGCTCCAGCTCGGCCGCGGCATCGGCCGAACCCTCCTCCAGCGCCCGGATCAGCGGAAAGATCGCTTCTTCCTCGCTGCGCATGTGGGCCTCCAGCTCCAGCTTCAGCCGCCCGAAGACTGCACGGGCTTCGTGCAGCCAGGGGCTCTGGTGGCCGTGCACCTGCGCCACGCGATCGATCAGCGCACTCAGCCGCGGCAATTCTCGGCGCAGGTACGCATGGTGCGTCGCGACGATATGGTCGATCAGGTCGGCCAGCGAACGCGTGCGCCAGTCGACGGCGGGTTCGTCGGCCGCTTCGGTCGCTTCCAGGGCGTCCAGCACGGCCGCCACCGTGGCCGGATCCAGCCCGCGCTCCCGGCAGGCGGCCTCCAGCGTACGGCTGCCGCCGCAGCAGTAGTCCAGGCCCAGCCGATCAAAAAGGGCCGCCCGCCGCTCGTCGGCGGCCACCAGCTCGCCAAGCGTCTTGCTTAAAAGCTCCGACATGACTTTCGATGGTCTGGTTCAGGGTGAAAACTGCATGTTTTCAAATGCAAAGAGCCTGAAGTCAACGTCCGGTCGCCGCTATCCCGAAACGCCGGATCGTGCCCGTCGGGCGGCCGCCGTTCCACATCCCCAGCCGCGTCGTCGCAGCAGCCACGTCTCCCACGCCGGAAGTCGATCCGGGCCGGATGGAATCAGCGCCACCGTACCGGCGTAGCCGGCCAGCGTCAGCGCCGCCAGGAACGCCCCGACGCCGGTCGGCGCCCCGGCCTCCTGCCCTTCGGGTCCACTCCCCGGAAGCCGCACATGGGCCAGCGTGGGGAGCGTCTGCGCCAGCACCACCCGCCAGGTGCCCTGCTGCAACGCCTCGGGCTCCGGCTGATAGCAGGTAAACATCCCCTGCTCTCGTGCCCATGCCACGGCCTG contains these protein-coding regions:
- the ric gene encoding iron-sulfur cluster repair di-iron protein; the encoded protein is MSELLSKTLGELVAADERRAALFDRLGLDYCCGGSRTLEAACRERGLDPATVAAVLDALEATEAADEPAVDWRTRSLADLIDHIVATHHAYLRRELPRLSALIDRVAQVHGHQSPWLHEARAVFGRLKLELEAHMRSEEEAIFPLIRALEEGSADAAAELEPLLAQAEQEHDAAGEALHRLRALSDNYRPPEWACSSFRALLEGLQALEADMHRHVHRENNVLFPRARRLLQTGIAAS
- a CDS encoding metal-sulfur cluster assembly factor, translated to MSMPVPSRLELVERLRSVIDPELGLNIVDLGLIYDLQVSPDGTVEIKLTMTTPACPMSSYIKQEVARVLQRTPGIRRGIIELVWEPPWSPYMIDPEVRRYRFPMYARYY
- a CDS encoding DUF4149 domain-containing protein, whose protein sequence is MSGWYLFSVWLHILAATVWIGSMIFLGVAVVPLLRRPEFAPVRTAMLYQLGLRFRWIGWTVLLLLVITGIVNIGYRGYGWDDLFSGALWQGPWGRTLAWKLVLVLLVMGISAVHDFYLGPRTMQLLERGEASAEHLRRVASYLGRLMTLLSLAILALAVLLVRGGM
- a CDS encoding cupin domain-containing protein, producing the protein MDPMILRAAEWVQFDPERFRPVPLAQNDRLKVQLVCFEPGQQIPLHTPGVDLVLTVLEGHGLVIAGEKEGVVGPGSVVCVPAGTPRSVRAHTRLVALAVVSPPPTAADHVEVEAALAEQAA
- a CDS encoding DUF488 domain-containing protein, yielding MDIRIKRVYEPPAPDDGFRVLVDRLWPRGLRKDAAALDAWRKDVAPSDALRRWFGHDPARWEEFRRRYEAELEANPEGVRWLLERARARRLTLCYGARDPEHNQAVVLRDYLLRKAATDL
- a CDS encoding TRAP transporter substrate-binding protein, translating into MRMLLRAWVPVLLALVLAGCASRSQDVLVLRLAHALGPTHSVHRAMVYLGERLEEKSGGTIRVVVYPSQQLGSERELLELLQIGSLAMAKVSAAVLEGFVPEYQVFSLPYLFRDDTHRFKVLEGPIGQELLLAGERVLLRGLCYYDAGSRSFYTVTRPIYTPDDLRGLKIRTLESPTQIQMVNLMGASATPIPWGEVFTALQQGIVDGAENNPPSFYLSHHYEVARFYTLDEHTSIPDVLLISLHVWNRLTPQQRQWVQEAAMESAQYQKQLWKESTEEALRAVQEAGVEIIYPDKQPFVEKVQPIYEQYRNRPELNRLIARIKAVE
- the fdxA gene encoding ferredoxin FdxA, yielding MPYVVCEPCINCKYTDCVEVCPVDAFYEGPNFLAIHPDECIDCNACVPVCPTEAIYPDDEVPEEWQHYIEWNRYLAEQWKAQGFNITQKKEPLPEAEEWRNRPKSEKDILTWDVSEAW
- a CDS encoding DUF2249 domain-containing protein, with translation MSEAVSQPPAFLAGLSEDRFVELDVRPILRSGGEPFSLIMETAGRVPPGHVLRLRATFKPVPLFGVMRLQGWAHWIARGEGDDWEIWFYRPGEFQPSP
- a CDS encoding DUF2249 domain-containing protein, with the protein product MKTKTETPDLLLDVRPVPPRARLETIMGAYRRLAPGEVLELVVDHEPSCMYYTLLAEQGAEAFRFTYLERGPEVWRVQVEKRKAGP